In Cicer arietinum cultivar CDC Frontier isolate Library 1 chromosome 7, Cicar.CDCFrontier_v2.0, whole genome shotgun sequence, a single window of DNA contains:
- the LOC101492389 gene encoding FAD-linked sulfhydryl oxidase ERV1-like, which produces MSENPVQVLFHNFEQVANFVQHHVSNFIGHLNSSGPFGRGSLNVSIKAPFVETTSSVQPRDPILKGKSSTPVTKEELGRATWTFLHTLAAQYPDNPTRQQKKDVKELVQILSRMYPCKECADHFKEVLRSNPVQAGSHAEFSQWLCHVHNVVNRSIGKPVFHCERVDARWGKLECEQKACEIIGTTSIFGNI; this is translated from the exons ATGTCTGAGAATCCAGTACAGGTCTTATTTCATAACTTTGAGCAAGTCGCAAATTTTGTTCAACATCATGTATCTAACTTTATAGGCCATCTCAACTCATCAGGACCTTTTGGTAGAGGCTCTTTGAATGTCTCCATCAAAGCACCGTTTGTTGAAACCACATCTTCTGTACAACCTCGTGATCCCATTCTCAAG GGTAAGTCCTCTACCCCGGTGACTAAAGAAGAGCTTGGAAGGGCTACATGGACTTTTCTTCACACTCTTGCTGCTCAG TATCCAGATAATCCTACAAGACAACAGAAGAAGGATGTAAAAGAACTG GTACAGATCTTGTCTCGAATGTACCCTTGCAAAGAATGTGCAGATCACTTTAAAGAAGTTCTTAG ATCAAATCCTGTACAGGCCGGGTCACATGCTGAATTTTCTCAGTGGCTGTGTCATGTGCATAATGTTGTCAATAGAAG CATTGGCAAACCAGTATTTCACTGTGAACGAGTTGATGCAAGGTGGGGAAAACTTGAGTGTGAGCAGAAAGCATGTGAAATTATTGGTACTACATCAATTTTTGGGAACATATAA